A single region of the Microcella sp. genome encodes:
- a CDS encoding carbohydrate ABC transporter permease yields the protein MSTRRRDTIAGYVFLSPWLLGFFALTAGPMLASLYLAFTNYGIFNAPEWIGFANFERMMNDQRYWGSVRITLLYVLVGVPIKLAAALAIAMLLNMPRRGTGFFRSAFYAPSLIGASVSIAIVWRAMFSTNGPVDSGLSFFGIEIGGWVGIPALILPMMILLAVWQFGAPMVIFLAGLKQVPHELYEAASVDGAGPIRKFLSVTLPMLSPVIFFNLLLEMINAFQVFASAYIIGSGTGGPADATNFYTVYLYTRAFTNSQMGYASAMAWVLLIAVGIIAFILFRTSRSWVHYAGDSK from the coding sequence ATGAGCACTCGCCGCCGCGACACGATCGCGGGCTACGTCTTTCTCTCGCCCTGGCTGCTCGGCTTCTTCGCCCTCACGGCCGGCCCGATGCTCGCGTCGCTCTACCTCGCCTTCACCAACTACGGCATCTTCAACGCCCCCGAATGGATCGGCTTCGCCAACTTCGAGCGCATGATGAACGATCAGCGCTACTGGGGGTCGGTGCGCATCACGCTGCTCTACGTGCTCGTCGGCGTTCCGATCAAGCTCGCGGCGGCCCTCGCCATCGCGATGCTGCTCAACATGCCGCGCAGGGGCACCGGGTTCTTCCGCAGCGCCTTCTATGCGCCCTCGCTCATCGGAGCGAGCGTGAGCATCGCCATCGTGTGGCGCGCGATGTTCTCGACCAACGGGCCCGTCGACTCGGGGCTGAGCTTCTTCGGCATCGAGATCGGCGGCTGGGTCGGTATTCCCGCACTCATCCTGCCCATGATGATCCTGCTCGCCGTCTGGCAGTTCGGTGCACCCATGGTCATCTTCCTCGCCGGGCTCAAGCAAGTGCCGCACGAGCTCTATGAAGCTGCGAGTGTCGACGGTGCGGGCCCCATCCGCAAGTTCTTAAGCGTCACGCTGCCCATGCTCTCGCCCGTCATCTTCTTCAATCTGCTGCTCGAGATGATCAACGCCTTCCAGGTGTTCGCCTCTGCCTACATCATCGGCTCGGGAACAGGCGGCCCGGCAGATGCGACGAACTTCTACACCGTCTACCTCTACACTCGCGCCTTCACCAACAGCCAGATGGGGTACGCCTCGGCCATGGCCTGGGTGCTGCTCATCGCCGTCGGCATCATCGCCTTCATCCTCTTCCGCACCTCGCGATCGTGGGTGCACTACGCAGGAGACTCCAAGTGA
- a CDS encoding beta-galactosidase: protein MHYGADYNPEQWPESVWPDDIARMRDAGVTMVSLGIFSWSRLQPAPDEWSFDWLDRVIELLHEGGIAVDLATATASPPPWLAHLHPETLAADERGAAYWPGSRQHHAVASPVYRRYGLELVRRLAERYADHPAVVLWHVDNELGCHLPLDYSDAARDAFRVWLADRYGSVDALNEAWGTNFWSQRYRAFDEIVPPRLAPYSHNPGQLLDFRRFTSDTLLSWYLQQKQTVRDAGARQPITTNMMGAFKPTDYFAWAEHMDVISDDAYPDPNDPESFRRSALQRDLMRSLKPGTPWLLLEQSTNALNWRPSNAPKAPGQMAALSAQAIGRGADSVLFFQWRQSRAGAEKFHSAMLPLAGTDTRTWREVVDLGARLAALPELPPPAVDDARVAIVLDWPSWWALEAPDHPVALDQQAILWRWYDALHERHVMVDIVSPSRVAPHHRLVIAPALYLLTDDDAQHIADWVAAGGQLLAGPFTDIVDEFDRFPTPSDGRPGYQQRWRDLLGIRLEDFGALVSPDAPASEPGERLAPFGPSTDDAAPDARPGPHGVGTLLAEHLHLAGAEAEARFSAGRRAGDPALTRHAHGAGAARYLATLPDRDTALALVDHLLADPVFAGAHLRESEVLRRGQLTAGDVPGTVEVARRGPVLTVINHGSEPVTLQIPGRVLLETSALASAGGAPSARTESEVRVLAPYDSIMTLLDEPTP, encoded by the coding sequence GTGCACTACGGCGCCGATTACAACCCCGAGCAATGGCCCGAGAGCGTGTGGCCAGACGACATCGCCCGCATGCGTGACGCCGGCGTCACCATGGTGAGCCTCGGCATCTTCTCGTGGTCGCGGCTGCAGCCGGCGCCAGACGAGTGGAGCTTCGACTGGCTCGATCGAGTCATCGAGCTGCTGCACGAGGGCGGCATCGCCGTCGATCTCGCCACGGCCACGGCCAGCCCGCCGCCGTGGCTGGCGCACCTGCACCCCGAGACTCTCGCCGCCGACGAGCGCGGAGCCGCCTACTGGCCGGGCAGCCGGCAGCATCACGCTGTGGCGAGCCCCGTCTACCGCCGATACGGCCTCGAGCTCGTGCGTCGACTCGCCGAGCGCTATGCCGATCACCCCGCGGTCGTGCTCTGGCACGTCGACAACGAGCTCGGCTGCCACCTGCCGCTCGACTACTCCGACGCGGCGCGCGACGCCTTCAGGGTCTGGCTCGCCGACCGGTACGGCAGCGTCGACGCGCTCAACGAGGCGTGGGGCACGAACTTCTGGTCGCAGCGCTACCGAGCCTTCGACGAGATCGTGCCGCCCCGCCTGGCGCCCTACTCGCACAACCCAGGGCAGCTGCTCGACTTCAGACGGTTCACGAGCGACACCCTGCTTAGCTGGTATCTGCAGCAGAAGCAGACTGTGCGCGATGCCGGCGCACGACAGCCGATCACCACCAACATGATGGGCGCCTTCAAGCCCACCGACTACTTCGCGTGGGCTGAACACATGGACGTCATCAGCGACGACGCCTACCCCGACCCGAACGACCCAGAGAGCTTTCGACGCTCGGCACTGCAGCGTGACCTCATGCGCTCGCTCAAGCCGGGCACACCGTGGCTGCTGCTCGAGCAGTCGACGAACGCGCTCAACTGGCGCCCGTCGAATGCACCGAAGGCGCCGGGGCAGATGGCCGCGCTGAGCGCGCAGGCGATCGGCCGCGGTGCCGACTCGGTGCTGTTCTTCCAGTGGAGGCAATCGCGAGCGGGGGCTGAGAAGTTCCACTCGGCGATGCTGCCGCTCGCCGGAACCGACACGAGAACCTGGCGCGAGGTCGTCGATCTCGGCGCTCGTCTCGCCGCGCTGCCCGAGCTTCCTCCGCCTGCGGTCGACGACGCTCGCGTCGCCATCGTGCTCGACTGGCCCAGCTGGTGGGCGCTCGAAGCCCCCGACCATCCCGTCGCTCTCGACCAGCAGGCCATTCTGTGGCGCTGGTACGACGCCCTGCACGAGCGCCACGTCATGGTCGACATCGTCTCGCCAAGCCGGGTGGCCCCTCACCACCGACTCGTCATCGCTCCGGCGCTCTACCTGCTGACCGACGACGATGCGCAGCACATCGCTGACTGGGTGGCGGCCGGCGGCCAGCTGCTCGCCGGCCCGTTCACCGACATCGTCGATGAGTTCGATCGTTTTCCGACGCCGAGCGACGGCCGGCCCGGCTACCAGCAGCGGTGGCGAGACCTGCTGGGCATCAGACTCGAAGACTTCGGAGCGCTCGTCTCCCCCGACGCGCCTGCGTCTGAGCCGGGCGAGCGCCTGGCACCCTTTGGCCCGTCCACCGATGATGCGGCACCGGATGCCCGCCCCGGCCCGCACGGCGTCGGAACCCTGCTCGCAGAGCACCTGCACCTGGCGGGGGCCGAGGCCGAGGCGCGATTCAGCGCCGGGCGGCGCGCGGGCGACCCTGCACTGACGCGCCACGCGCACGGGGCCGGAGCAGCGCGCTACCTCGCGACGCTGCCCGACAGAGACACTGCCCTCGCCCTCGTCGACCATCTTCTCGCCGACCCGGTCTTCGCGGGGGCGCACTTGCGCGAGAGCGAGGTGCTGCGACGAGGCCAGCTGACTGCCGGCGACGTGCCCGGCACCGTCGAGGTCGCCCGGCGGGGGCCGGTGCTGACGGTGATCAACCACGGCTCCGAGCCGGTGACGCTGCAGATTCCCGGCCGAGTGCTGCTCGAGACCAGTGCGCTCGCCTCTGCGGGGGGCGCGCCGTCGGCACGCACCGAGTCAGAGGTGCGCGTGCTCGCTCCCTATGATTCGATCATGACCCTGCTCGACGAGCCCACCCCGTGA
- a CDS encoding glycerate kinase, with amino-acid sequence MRIVVAPDSLKGSATAAEAARAIAEGWQSIRPRDLVTIVPMADGGEGTVDAVAAALPHSEVLSTRVTGPDGRVVEAAWLRFVDGAGRRTALVELAEASGLLLLSEPAPLTAHTLGLGEVMRAALDSGVDRLLIAIGGSCSTDGGAGALLALGATLVDGHGDSLQLGNAALHALDHADLTTAVPPPPGGAVVLTDVDNPLLGSRGAVAVFGAQKGIDDTMALDAERGLERLAAVLAAGSPEGVSPAAAGAGAAGGVGFGLLSWGAELAAGARELAATIGLPAAIADADLVITGEGRFDGQSAGGKAPVEVARLAEAAGVPCALVAGAIDAETTAFSDAVSLTDVAGSADSAMSEPLQWLRRAGARLASAHLAD; translated from the coding sequence ATGCGCATCGTCGTCGCACCAGACTCGCTCAAAGGCTCAGCGACCGCGGCCGAGGCGGCGCGGGCGATCGCTGAGGGGTGGCAGAGCATCCGCCCCAGAGACCTGGTCACGATCGTGCCGATGGCCGACGGCGGAGAGGGAACGGTGGATGCTGTGGCCGCAGCGCTGCCGCACAGTGAGGTGCTGTCGACTCGCGTCACCGGGCCAGACGGCCGCGTCGTCGAGGCTGCCTGGCTGCGGTTCGTCGACGGCGCCGGGCGTCGCACCGCTCTCGTCGAGCTCGCTGAAGCCTCGGGCCTGCTGCTGCTCAGCGAGCCGGCCCCGCTCACGGCGCACACGCTCGGTCTCGGCGAAGTCATGCGCGCGGCGCTCGACTCGGGGGTCGACCGGCTGCTGATCGCCATCGGGGGCAGCTGCTCGACCGACGGCGGCGCGGGTGCACTGCTCGCCCTCGGCGCGACCCTCGTCGACGGGCACGGCGACAGCCTGCAGCTGGGCAATGCTGCACTGCACGCTCTCGACCACGCAGACCTCACGACGGCCGTGCCGCCGCCCCCGGGCGGCGCCGTGGTGCTCACCGACGTCGACAACCCGCTGCTCGGCAGCCGAGGGGCGGTCGCCGTCTTCGGGGCGCAGAAGGGCATCGATGACACGATGGCGCTCGACGCCGAGCGCGGGCTCGAGCGACTCGCTGCAGTGCTCGCTGCAGGCTCGCCCGAGGGCGTCTCGCCTGCTGCCGCGGGCGCCGGAGCGGCGGGCGGAGTCGGTTTCGGGCTGCTCTCGTGGGGCGCCGAGCTCGCCGCCGGCGCTCGCGAGCTCGCCGCGACCATCGGCCTGCCCGCGGCGATTGCAGACGCCGACCTCGTCATCACTGGTGAGGGTCGCTTCGACGGGCAGTCGGCCGGGGGCAAGGCGCCCGTCGAGGTCGCCAGGCTCGCCGAGGCAGCCGGGGTACCCTGCGCGCTCGTGGCCGGGGCGATCGACGCAGAGACGACGGCGTTCAGCGACGCCGTCTCGCTCACCGACGTGGCGGGCTCGGCCGACTCTGCTATGAGCGAACCGCTGCAGTGGCTGCGACGCGCGGGAGCCAGGCTCGCCTCAGCGCACCTTGCTGATTGA
- a CDS encoding carbohydrate ABC transporter permease has translation MKLYRRVTGAIWTTVILALTFVVLYPLAWMVSASFKPNSEFGSNQAFFPIAPTIDNFIKVFDGVGGVPLAVFFLNSFLLGIGSVIGTVISASMAAYAFARISFKGRGAFFAIMIGTLLLPFHVLIIPQYIIFRNLDMIDTFWPLLIGKFLATEAFFVFLMVQFIRSLPRELDEAARIDGCGHARIYFSITLPLIKPALITSSIFAFIWSWNDFLGPLLYLTSPRNYPLPLALRIFNDQTFVSDYGATIAVSVLALLPVLLFFIVFQRFLVEGVATQGLKG, from the coding sequence ATGAAGCTCTACCGCCGCGTCACGGGTGCGATCTGGACGACCGTGATTCTGGCACTCACCTTCGTCGTGCTGTACCCGCTCGCGTGGATGGTCTCGGCCTCGTTCAAGCCCAACAGCGAGTTCGGCAGCAATCAGGCGTTCTTCCCGATCGCTCCGACAATCGACAACTTCATCAAAGTCTTCGACGGCGTCGGCGGGGTGCCGCTCGCAGTCTTCTTCCTGAACTCGTTCCTGCTCGGCATCGGCTCGGTCATCGGCACCGTCATCTCGGCCTCGATGGCCGCCTACGCCTTCGCTCGCATCTCGTTCAAGGGCCGAGGAGCGTTCTTCGCCATCATGATCGGCACGCTCTTGCTGCCCTTCCACGTGCTGATCATTCCGCAGTACATCATCTTCAGAAACCTCGACATGATCGACACGTTCTGGCCGCTGCTCATCGGCAAGTTCCTCGCCACCGAAGCCTTCTTCGTCTTCCTCATGGTGCAGTTCATCCGCAGCCTGCCGCGTGAGCTCGACGAGGCCGCGCGCATCGACGGCTGCGGCCACGCGCGCATCTACTTCTCGATCACCCTGCCGCTCATCAAGCCCGCGCTCATCACGTCGTCGATCTTCGCCTTCATCTGGAGCTGGAACGACTTTCTCGGCCCCTTGCTCTACCTGACGAGCCCACGCAACTACCCGCTGCCGCTCGCCCTGCGAATCTTCAACGACCAGACCTTCGTGAGCGACTACGGAGCCACGATCGCCGTCTCGGTGCTCGCACTGCTGCCCGTGCTGCTGTTCTTCATCGTGTTTCAGCGCTTTCTCGTCGAAGGTGTGGCCACGCAGGGCCTCAAGGGCTGA